The following DNA comes from Rhinatrema bivittatum chromosome 17, aRhiBiv1.1, whole genome shotgun sequence.
TAGCTTAATATTCAGAATACTGATTTCCTTTTCCCCTCATATAAAAATGTAGTGAAAGGATAGGCACATTAATCATCCCGTCTGGAAAAATATTTAGCATTAACTAATGCCCCTTATAGTTAAAGCAAATCCTTTGGTGAGATGATCTACTGCCCTTGTTACTGCCAGCGATGTCACTTGTGATGTAAGAGCTGTCATCTTGCACTGGCTGCGTGAGCTCTTGCAGCATGCAGTTTTGAAGATTTTTCCTGAAGGAACCTTTAAATCATCTTCCCTGAATCCTACAGAACTGAGTGGGTAAAGCAGTGCCTCCCCCCAGGTTTGCAATCTGACAATCTGCTGGGGTTCCCATACACAGACATGCAAGCCTGTATTTGCTATAGTAACACattaatgttaggttccatattaggagctaccacccaggaaagagatctaggtgtcatagtggataacacattgaaatcgtcggctcagtgtgctgcggcagtcaaaaaagcaagcagaatgctgggaattattagaaagggaatggtgaataaaacggaaaatgtcataatgcctctgtatcgctccatggtgagaccacaccttgaatactgtgtacaattctggtcgccgcatctcaaaaaagataattacgatggagaaggtacagagaagggcaaccaaaatgataaaggggatggaacagctcccctatgaggaaagactaaagaggttaggacttttcagcttggagaagagacggctgaggggggatatgatagaggtgtttaagatcaagagaggtctagaacgggtagatgtgaatctgttatttactctttcggataatagaaagactagggggcattccatgaagttagcaagtagcacatttaaaactaatcggagaaagttcttttttactcaatgcacaattaaactctggaatttgttgccagaggatgtggttagtgcagttagtacagctgtgtttaaaaaaggattggataagttcttggaggagaagtccattacctgctattaattaagttgacttagaaaatagccactgctattactagcaacggtaacaaggaatagacttagtttttgggtaattgccgggttcttgtggcctggtttggcctctgttggaaacaggatgctgggcttgatggacccttggtctgacccagtatggcacgttcttatacTTCTGACTGGCTGCATTATATTCATTATTGCGTCTGTGCTTGGGGGCTGCTGTAAAGTGTATTAGCCGGGGCAGGAGTGGCGTGAGAGCAGGTCTGACCACATGGGGTAAGCATCTTTTGCCGGCCCGAGAGAAGAGGTGAGGAGAGCTTTCAGGAACCCTGCTATTGTTTACTCCTGGGTAGCAGAATTTTCCTTTTGAACTTTTAGAATGTTTAAGGACAGTGTTTTTGTCCACTCTTTGTAGTTTCTACATTAGGAAGATCGTCTTTTGTCCTCTTTTAGTTTGACTGCGGCCCTGATGGATTATTTTTTCAGTAAGTCCACAGAATGAGTGTGATGCCCTTGGCTCTTACAGATTAGCCTGTCTCCCGCAGCAGAGTTTGGATTCCAGAGCTGCACTGAGTTGGGGAGTGCTCTGCAGCACCTGAAATGCTAAAGATGGTGGTGATGGGATGGTTATCAGTACAATATAAGTGATTATTGCACGCCCGGGCAGGGAACTAATAATAATAGCAAGCTGCCAGGGCCCCTGTCAGTCAAGCAAAGACTGTCTGCTTCCACATCTAAGTGCTTCTGGATTTCTAGTCCTGCTTTCTTATTGAGATGGGAGCCTGGAATTTAGAAAGGAATTCTTCACATGGAAGATAACTTCAAGGGACAAAATGTCTGTAACTATCTGCAATTCACAGCGTGTGATGGATCCAGGGTCCTGCAGATAGTCCCACGTTGTACAGAGGGAGGCCACTTTTAAGGCGGGTCATGATGCTTGCAGAGCCAGGGGTACTTTGCACCCATGCACTTTGCATGTACACTGAAACGATTGTTTTTTCATATTAAATAAACAGAACAATCAAACAAAAGATACAAAAAACAAAGCATGGGTCTAGGTCCTaacaccccctctccccctccgcTGCCAAAATAAGAAAGATAAGCCCCCTCCCCCGGGCTCCGTGCCCCCACCCTCATCCACTCAATCTCCAGGCGCCCCTCCCCCATTGCTGCTGCCCGTGCAGTGCAGATTGATCTTTGCTAGTGACACACGGAAGGGGTAAGAAGGGGCATGGGGGGAGGTCTGGGAGTCACTGAGGCAGGCGGTGGGAGGGGTTTATTGATGTGGGGGTAGGGCTGGCTGCACTTTCAattttaatgaaacaaaaatcaaaatgtcctgttttgtttgaaatgaacggAGATCCCTGTAATTCACGCCACGGAAATAAGGATGATTAATGGAGGGCAAACAGGCGCAAGACCTCAGCGTGACGCTCTCTGATGATCTCAAAGTAGCACAACAACAGGACTGCTGGGGCCATTGGGGAGAGACCTCACCCCAGGGCTACTGTGGCCATTTCTGGAGGCCAGAGGGAATATGGTCCAGagagaggctaccaaaatgagaTGACACGCAGGAGGGAGGGGCTTATAATTAACCTGCAAGAACCAAACCCTTTTCAGGAAATTATACAACAAAAATGAGAATTAAGAACATTTCACAGGAAGGGTGGTGGATGGAGAGAAAAGCGGCTCCTAGTGAAGGTGGAGGAGTCAAAAGCAGTAACTTTTACTGAAGAAAGCCTGGGCCAGTCAGAGGAGTTCATGGAATGAGCTTGGGTACACTCAGTGCTGCTCTAAGTCTGTAATTCACATTTCCATGCTCTTCTCTAACAGATTCTCTTCTGCTAAATCTTAGCTTAGTCGCTGCCTTTTCTTTTGAACCCAGCAATTTTCTACTGCTCCTTTGTCCTTCCAGCTGAGCTGGGATCTAGTGCGCGAGCCTTCTTTCACTTTCACACCTATTTCCTCCTGTTTTACATCTCCCCCAAACTTATTTCGTTGTAGTCACTGCAGTGGCAGCGGCCCTGCAGCAGAGCTCCTACCAGAAGCTTGCAAGCAGGAGCTCCGAATCTCCCCACCAGGTGGCAGCCTTGTGCCCAGGCACAGGAGGATGCACATTGCTGATCTGGCAAAATTAGGGCCAAATTTTCATCAAGTGGACACCCCGGCAAGAGCAGAAACGCCACCGGTGACAACAGAGAGCAAACAGCAACTGTTCatcaaaagtatttatttatttatcggaaATACCAAAAGcatgaaaaataaattgaaacaaTATTTTCTTAGAAAAACGTACAGGCATCAGGGTTTATCAAAATAGATTACATTTCATCCCACATAGAGAAAATTCTATAATCAAAGCATCACAAATGATATCTAAGAAACCCCCAATGTCCTCCTGAGGGAAAGGCTCAGCTGCTTGCTTGCTGGCAGTGGCTCTCGGGATCGGGCCCCTTCAGgacagcttctctctctctctctggagcgTCCTTCCCTGTCCCTGTTGTCACCGGCTGCTGACAAGTTCCTCGCAGAGAGAAAAgtcagagcagagccagtctttaAGTAGCTTTGCAAAGCTTCTCCTCTGAAATCTCTTAGTTCCAGGGAGATCTTCTCCCTCTCTGAGGTGAAAGGTTGCAGACTTGGTCCTTCTGGCTGTGAGGGTGCCTGGGACTCAGAGAGCAGAATCAGAGTCACTGGAGTCCAGGCTGTGCCTCATCTTGCAGCTGCTGAGTTTCTCTCTCTGCAGGCACAGGTTCTGGGTGCTTCTCCTCAGACCCTCCAGAGACTGCAGGAAGGACTTCTTGGCTTTCTCCTCCTCTGCGGGGGAaatcccttcctcctccagctcctgGATCTCATCGAAGGTGCCTGAGTGGGCCTGACTCCAGGACTGCCTGCACCTCCTCAGCGTCGCTCTGGGTGCCTTGGCTGGGATGGGCTGGGGAAAGTCCTGGCTGATATAGATACACTGAGGCATGACCTCCTGGAAGCTGCAGCAGGTCCCCAGCACCTCAGCCTGCTTACTTGCCATCATTGCTCCTTTTCCGTTTTATGATCTGGCAGTGGTACAATTGCTTTCTTTCAGGGGAAGCAGAGAGGGAGAGGTTTCTGCAGTCACTCACGGCTCCGCTCTTCCCTCCTTGCTGCTGCCTGGAAATCTCTGCTCGGTGCTTTCTCTGTGGATCTGGCAGCTccggtaagcaggaggagatgcccAGCTCTCTGCCCTGGAGCTGCTGCCTGggtttctctctgcctctctgcTTCCCTGCTTTATATGCAGGCTCCCCTCCCACAGGCCGGCAGCCGGTGACAGCTCATACCATTTAAAGCATGGCATCCGGCGGGGCGGGCACTGACGTGTCTGAGCCATGCGTGAGTACAGAGGGGTAAAAGCTGCTGAAGGGAGCCCTGGTCCATCAGGCAGGGAGGGTCCCGGGGAGAATCAAACCTGCTCCTTCTCCCTGTAACAGATGGCAGTGGGAGGCGGGGGTCTGCAAGAATGCAAAATCTAAACAGTTTTAAGTTGAAATGATTTATATGGGGTTGTGTACCAGGatctttttttaaagattagttcTCTCATTGTAAGCCTTATCATAACCCCCTGATGGAAGACAGAATTATTCTCTGTTGTTGCAACCAGATCGACGCTGTCGTCAGTAGGCTAAAAAAGATTCATCCACTCAAGGCCGATACGGACATTATTACTTGGCTCCCTTTCCAGAAAGCTTACATTCATTTCTTTTAGCCATACAGTTGTCTTTCAGCTTCCAGCACAATTGGAATTGGCTTCTATTGGGCTTTGTCAAAAGGCTTCATTTGCAGCTTCACTGATTGCTGACAAGTTCCTCGCAGAGAGAAAAGTCAGAGCAGAGCCAATCTTTAAGTAGCTTTGCAAAGCTTCCTCCTCTGCAATCTCTCATTTCCAGGGAGATCTTCTC
Coding sequences within:
- the LOC115079522 gene encoding uncharacterized protein C11orf96 homolog produces the protein MMASKQAEVLGTCCSFQEVMPQCIYISQDFPQPIPAKAPRATLRRCRQSWSQAHSGTFDEIQELEEEGISPAEEEKAKKSFLQSLEGLRRSTQNLCLQREKLSSCKMRHSLDSSDSDSAL